A stretch of Telopea speciosissima isolate NSW1024214 ecotype Mountain lineage chromosome 11, Tspe_v1, whole genome shotgun sequence DNA encodes these proteins:
- the LOC122644606 gene encoding uncharacterized protein LOC122644606, translating into MLAEIEENFLLVTPGADAITIDMAENCSSCREEVEITLKIIGPARPSRLRVPSPIKVLDLRNLISKNCQLPIDHLKLILRGEILYDSKNGDDVSLRLSDGDSLIVAVKPKPPAKNVQNGFDDDDEDDDLKFQIPESASWWKKRLFSFLHDKLKLPYVLLVAIFSISLKAWAVIILWFALAPVAHRWDLGPLYILGTGFCIILFNLGQRQHGDLSAYSIFNEDFRELPGTLNADRIDRDVRAGQF; encoded by the exons ATGTTAGCGGAGATTGAAGAGAACTTCTTGTTGGTGACGCCGGGAGCAGATGCTATAACTATCGACATGGCGGAGAATTGTAGCAGTTGCAGAGAGGAGGTGgagatcaccctcaaaatcatagGGCCTGCCCGTCCCTCTCGTCTACGAGTTCCTTCTCCTATCAAA GTGCTTGATTTGAGAAACTTGATTTCCAAGAATTGCCAATTGCCAATTGATCATTTGAAGCTTATCTTGCGAGGGGAGATACTCTATGACAGCAAAAATGGGGATGATGTGTCCCTCCGGCTCAGTGATGGAG ATTCCCTGATAGTAGCTGTTAAACCAAAGCCTCCTGCTAAAAATGTTCAAAACGGCTttgatgacgatgatgaagatgatgatctG AAGTTTCAGATTCCAGAATCAGCAAGTTGGTGGAAAAAGAggcttttctctttccttcatgACAAGTTGAAGTTGCCTT ACGTCCTGTTGGTGGCGATTTTTTCCATCAGTCTAAAGGCATGGGCTGTTATCATTTTATGGTTTGCACTGGCCCCTGTTGCACACAGATGGGATCTTGGACCTTTATAT ATACTTGGGACTGGGTTTTGTATTATTCTCTTTAATCTTGGGCAGCGGCAACATGGTGACCTCAG TGCATattcaatcttcaatgaagaTTTCAGAGAGCTTCCTGGTACACTGAATGCAGATCGTATTGACAGAGACGTACGGGCAGGTCAGTTTTGA